From Salvelinus fontinalis isolate EN_2023a chromosome 37, ASM2944872v1, whole genome shotgun sequence, the proteins below share one genomic window:
- the LOC129836462 gene encoding forkhead box protein G1-like: MGDQKEPPMVHRSTSFSIKSLLLPSKCDKQDSVLPEKNTVSSGSDSEKSLDPDMESAPLDAEKPKEEDEGTERATEPSKNGKYDKPPFSYNALIMMAIRQSPEKRLTLNGIYEFIMKNFPYYREHKQGWQNSIRHNLSLNKCFVKVPRHYDDPGKGNYWMLDPSSDDVFIGGTTGKLRRRSATSRGKLAMKRGLRFAPLSLGINDRANNPLYWQISPFLSLHHPHYNGSSAGFLNQGHAYGSLLPGVDQLSNGDLTRHLGGSVGALGLSNSYGVSTSGLLSGQSGYFVSGSQHPPPHLQQSAQGYGVPTSSPQTLISNSLRTSIPSFSPGISSGFPGVLSHQKRVTPNAFLN; this comes from the coding sequence ATGGGAGATCAGAAAGAGCCGCCGATGGTGCACCGATCTACTTCATTTAGTATCAAGAGTCTGCTGCTTCCCTCAAAATGTGACAAACAGGACTCGGTGCTCCCAGAAAAAAACACTGTTTCTTCGGGTTCTGATTCGGAAAAATCTCTGGATCCTGATATGGAATCTGCACCTTTGGACGCAGAGAAACCGAAGGAGGAGGACGAGGGTACCGAGCGGGCGACAGAGCCTAGCAAAAATGGGAAATATGATAAACCGCCATTCAGCTACAACGCCTTGATTATGATGGCTATCAGACAGAGTCCTGAGAAGAGACTGACTCTGAACGGTATCTATGAGTTTATTATGAAGAACTTTCCATATTACCGGGAGCACAAGCAAGGCTGGCAAAACTCTATCCGCCACAACTTGAGCCTCAATAAGTGTTTTGTGAAAGTGCCAAGGCATTACGACGACCCGGGCAAAGGGAACTACTGGATGTTGGACCCTTCGAGCGACGATGTGTTTATTGGTGGAACTACGGGAAAACTTCGGAGACGCTCTGCTACCTCAAGGGGTAAACTGGCGATGAAACGGGGACTACGTTTTGCGCCTCTCAGTTTGGGAATAAACGACAGGGCGAACAACCCTCTGTATTGGCAAATCTCGCCGTTTTTATCGTTGCACCATCCCCATTACAATGGATCATCAGCAGGATTTCTGAACCAAGGGCACGCGTATGGGTCTCTACTCCCCGGGGTGGACCAACTGAGTAACGGGGACCTTACACGCCATCTAGGTGGATCTGTCGGTGCTCTGGGTTTGTCAAACAGTTACGGTGTAAGCACGTCTGGGCTACTATCTGGACAGAGTGGCTACTTTGTCTCAGGGAGCCAGCACCCGCCGCCGCATCTCCAGCAGAGCGCGCAGGGCTACGGTGTGCCGACAAGCTCGCCACAAACACTGATCTCGAACTCTCTAAGAACGTCCATACCGTCTTTTTCACCGGGAATTTCTAGCGGGTTTCCAGGAGTGTTGTCCCATCAAAAGAGGGTCACTCCAAATGCTTTCTTAAACTGA